From one Pithys albifrons albifrons isolate INPA30051 chromosome 22, PitAlb_v1, whole genome shotgun sequence genomic stretch:
- the UBIAD1 gene encoding ubiA prenyltransferase domain-containing protein 1 encodes MGPAEPLQNISISAESPRGSERNGGGAAGADGPAARGWRHKCAAYVLALRPWSFSASLTPVALGSALAFRAQGTLHPGLLLGSAVTVLAVHGAGNLVNTYYDFSKGIDHKKSDDRTLVDQILEPQDVVRFGVFLYTLGCVCAAGLYAVSTLKLEHLALIYFGGLSSSFLYTGGIGFKYVALGDVVILITFGPLAVVFAHAVQVGALSVSPLLYAVPLALSTEAILHSNNTRDMESDRQAGIVTLAILLGPACSYVLYAALLFLPYLIFCVLATRYTISMALPLLTIPMAFSLERQFRSRSFGRIPQRTAKLNLLLGLFYVLGLALAPAGALPGL; translated from the exons ATGGGGCCGGCCGAGCCGCTGCAGAACATCAGCATCAGCGCCGAGAGCCCCCGCGGGAGCGAGAGGAacggcggcggcgcggcgggcgcggaCGGGCCCGCGGCCCGCGGCTGGAGGCACAAGTGCGCGGCCTACGTGCTGGCGCTGCGGCCCTGGAGCTTCAGCGCCTCGCTGACCCCCGTGGCGCTGGGCAGCGCCCTCGCCTTCCGCGCCCAGGGCACGCTGCACCCcgggctgctgctgggcagcgCCGTCACCGTCCTGGCCGTGCACGGAGCCGGAAACCTCGTCAACACCTACTACGACTTCTCCAAAGGCATCGACCACAAGAAGAGCGATGACAGGACGCTGGTGGACCAGATCCTGGAGCCGCAGGACGTGGTGCGGTTCGGCGTGTTCCTGTACACCCTGGGCTGCGTGTGCGCCGCGGGGCTCTACGCCGTGTCCACCCTCAAGCTGGAGCACCTGGCGCTGATCTACTTCGGGGgcctctccagctccttcctttACACTGGAG GGATCGGCTTTAAGTACGTGGCCCTTGGGGACGTGGTGATCCTGATCACGTTCGGGCCGCTGGCCGTGGTGTTTGCGCACGCCGTGCAGGTGGGGGCGCTGTCGGTGTCCCCGCTGCTGTACGCGGTGCCGCTGGCGCTCAGCACCGAGGCCATCCTGCACAGCAACAACACGCGGGACATGGAGTCGGACCGGCAGGCGGGCATCGTCACGCTGGCCATCCTGCTGGGCCCCGCCTGCTCCTACGTGCTCTACGCCGCGCTGCTCTTCCTGCCCTACCTGATCTTCTGCGTGCTGGCCACGCGCTACACCATCAGcatggccctgcccctgctcaccATCCCCATGGCCTTCTCCCTGGAGAGGCAGTTCCGCAGCCGCAGCTTCGGCAGAATCCCCCAGCGGACAGCCAAGCTCAacctgctgctggggctctTCTACGTGCTTGGCCTCGCGCTGGCACCCGCCGGCGCCCTGCCCGGGCTGTGA